In Telopea speciosissima isolate NSW1024214 ecotype Mountain lineage chromosome 10, Tspe_v1, whole genome shotgun sequence, the DNA window TGATCCCATGATCTGATTTTTGAGTTTTCAATAGTTTCTATGCAGGAATAATAGATGACGGTTCTGAATTGTTTGTGGTTGGATCTCTAATTTGGAGCGGGGAAAGAAATGCGAGACGGGAGACCTTAAGTTTTTGCGGCTGGTTCGAGATTTTCTGGTGGTGATGGAAGGCAAATCATCCTCTGCAACTCCGAAAATGTCATTAATGTAGGCGGAGAAATCGCTACAAGCTTACAAGTGGTTGAGCATATCGGATTCGGGAGCAGTGGCTGCCCTGCCATCATCCACAAACGACGCTGGTGTCCAAGTCGCGAGGAGGAGGTTCTATTACTGGGTTTGCATTCCTTTTTTAAGtttactcttcttattcttcaaaCCCGCAGGGGTTAGAAGGAGACGGGAAGTCGTCCGAGGAGAAGAGAGGTGTTGCTTGCTGGATTTTTATCAGGAGAAGGAGACGGCAAGTTTGTCTGACTGCAAACCCCATATTCAGACGGTAGATATGGGTGTCCAGTTGAATGAAAACAGGGGTCTATCCACCAGTCGGTGGCCTCAGGTTCCCACCCCATCGTTGGGGATTCCGGAGCAGCGGTggatagggctgcaacagggtcgggttgggctgggctttatagaactctagcccaaccctaagtccccttagctgggctcaGACCCAATCCGACCtcgactcagggccagaaaaatccaaccctgacccgccctcagggacGGGCCGGGCCGACCCTGATTAGtcttgatcatggggaggggaaaagaaatgcatgggctagaatggGCCCGGaaaaacattatcaattttatataaaataataatataataaaatatattataacatttattgtcttcatatataatatattatataaaaaaatgtgggtgaaatttaaagtttataatgtataaattatatcagtatatattttatagtataacttaaatcagggtcgggccgggccgggccaagcttagctcgaggcttcaaccctaacccaatccgaccctaactcaggacAAAAAATTTTCAgtcctgacccaccctcagggccaaatatctcaacccaggccctgttcgggctcagggcaggtttgggccgacagggccaaacttgcacccctggCGGTGGAGTTCCGATTTTGACAAATTAGGGGTAGATTCTAGTATACTTCTCATTGCATAGAGGATGGGAGGGAATCAGGGAAGAGAGTGGTGAGAAGGAAATGCGGTTTGAAGTGAGTGGGTTGCGAGCTCACACCAAAGGGAAGGGGCGAGGTCGCCGGACATGGTGTGATCAAGGGGAGGATGAGGAAAGGGATAAAAATGTCAAATAAATATATGCCGGTGAGGGTGGATACTGTTttggttatttttgtaatattcAAACTGGATCTGTCTAGTTCCGTTAAATTAAACATTGAGTGATTAAATCTGTAAACCAAAACCCAATATTGTctaatttggtaattttcccgagaacttttctccttatgATTTATCACCCTCTCACATGAACAGTGAGGAGGTGTGCAATTTCCAACTATTTGTTTAATGGTTTTCAATATTTTTGATTCAAGTTGACTAAGTTGGTCAAATCAAaatctgattttccaactatatgTTTAATGGGATATCCAATTTCTTATTCTATACTTAAATAGTTAGGATAATAATTATCCACGTGCACttgctttattattattttttggtaacaacGTGCAGCGGCTTTATAATGGATCCATTTACAAGTGACAACCTAGCAAAATTCTCTGTCCTTCTGTCTATCACatacttttttttaataatctcTCACGCACACGCACACGCACACGCACACGGATGGTTAAGCAATGTTTTGGCGACACTTCTGTCATATGGGAGTGTTTCCACACTAGAGGCACTTCTACAAGTTTATGCCCTCGAGGTGCACTTCTACAAAGAAAGATCACATTTTGATAAACcattagagagagagacagagagagagccAAAACATGATGTACATGTATTTGGGTTTCTCGATGCTTAGAATGGAGCAAGAGGAGAGGGCATTGCGAGGTCGATTTGGTTTCGGGAGTGAAAAAATACTTTTAAAATCCTTCTCCATTTGTATTTTGATGGTTCAATTTGAAACGATTTCATCACATATGGGTTTAGTATTCAGTCATTGTATGGGTATAGATTAGTGATAAGATATTAGATTGATAGATTTGATTGGATGCAGTTTAATAGGAAAAATGATCTTCTTAATGGATGATAAGCTTTTCAGTTAACTGTCTTTTAAGTGTAAAGTGATATGTGAGCTTATTAGCAATTAGGTCTTATTATGAGGTCAATTTGGTATGGTATCGATATTCAGCAAAGTTTTGGTGTGGTACAAAAGTCAAATACcccataccgataccataccaTACCAGATAACTGGTGACTTTCTCATATCGATGCCGTACCGACTCGGTACGGTTAATAGATACATGTTattgtgtgtgtatatatatatatatatggttttaATTCAGTATGATATCGATATGCATCGACGGTTTCAACCTTCATACCAGTACTATACCGTATCAAGTATGATATCATTTTTCGTACCAATACCATATCGAATATGTTTGGTACAATACCGATAATGCGGTACGATTCCAATTTCGATTTCGATACCgagttgacacccttaattatgAGAGATGCTCCAATTGTTCTCTATAAGAGAGTTGGTCTCTACTCATAGTCCATAAATTGGAAGTAATGCTCATTAGTTGCTAATCCCAACCATTATAGAGAAGTAAACAACCAAGATCGACAGAGAGAAGATCAAAAGTTTTTCCAAAGGAGCATCTTCTACAAACGATATGGATTCAGGTATGAGTGTTATTATCGAATCTCTTATTGTCACGATTTCATTTTCAATGGATTCATCATGTTGATTGaataaattatttctaataCAATTCACTTCATGGGAGTACAAAAATGGACTGGCATCATTACTTAAACGCACATCCCATGCATTTTTACTCTcacaaagttaaaaaaaaaatgctagaaACACTCCCTCCACCAACGTGTTACCAAATATGGCCTTATTATCATGAAGTTGGTTCCTATTTCATATCAATTtgtggtatgcattcttggattacattctaggttgatttcacattcttgagatatttttttttgggtagataatagggctattcattcatgcgcgcccAACGCCAACAGAAAAACAGGATACATATAAGAATACTGAAAAAAGATTAGTAACATGACCAACAGAAGGCCGATTTGGGTATATAGAACCCAGACCGACGGAGCGGAAAGCGACCCAGTCTCGCATACCATAGACTGAGTCATCCGGAGAAGGGGATGGGTGAAAGCCATTGCCCCAGTTAAAGTGCTGTCAACACAGCAGCTGATACGCGCATGCACTTTCGTGCCAATAGAAAAGATCCCATAAGTGCCGAAAATATCAGTGCCATCAGGCCCACGCGAGCCGGCACGTTGCCGCGCCAAGAGGAGCTTCGGTGAACGATGACAGGGCCACAAGATCTGAATGGCAAGAGGGGTAGTGGAGCTGGCCATTTCCATGGCGACACCAATGCCAGAACTGGCGTAACTtgcaaaacagaaaacaaagatCGAAACCTGTATTTGAAACACAACAAAAGAGGTTGAATGTCGGTAACGGCAAAGAAACCCAACAATCCACACAGAAATAGGGGGCTTCAAAGGGGTAAGGGTATAGTTGCCGGCAGCGGCAGTGGGCATGAGCCCCTGCTGTTCAAttgccttctccttctgctcgcgggtttgagactttgagatCTCACAGATCAGCATCGCCCACAGAGCAGGCCCACCATTCATCAACACCCCACAAGAGACCAGATCGAGCAGTCCATTTCCTTCTTTAAACTTAGCCTTGCAGGACTGAGCCTTCGCCATCGCAAAAAGGAAGGTTGTTTGCCAAAAATAGCAAGAAACCCCAATATACCTCAAAACGGAGATGAAGAGCTTCAAGTGTAGATGGAGGGAGAAGGTAGCCAAAGTGGGAAGAGGACGGCAATGATGTGGATGCAAGGGAAGATGGAGGGAGATGAAGTGAAATTGAAGGGAGATGAAATGAAGGTGGGTCATCTGTCTATTCACCATAAGTAGGCCTCTAGTTTGTGCCTTAAGCACCATGTGCTCAGGCAACAGCAACGGCAACCCCACAGCCTCAAACCAAATCCACCAAACGTGGGAAGCGAAACAGAGGAGACTACAAGAGGGACGAGGGGCTGGGTGATGGGGCAGGAGCGAGGTGGCCAAAGGGGGCGATGATTGCCATCCCCAGGCCGGTGTGTCATCGTCATCATCGTCGGAATCTTCTTCGGTGGCAAGTCCGGTGAGCATGATGGAGAAACTGTTGAGGAGTTGGTGAGGAGAACACGCACTAGGCGGAGACAGGCACACGCACAGAGGCGGAGATTGGCATGCACGACGGCGGAATTGGTTTAACAGCGGCAAAATAACTCGAAACCCTAGCTTTCCTTACATTCTTGAGATATAAAAACAGCtattttttatcatctgagaatgcgaaattgacttagaatgcataccaaatactaCATTTACTTATATCGATTATCGATTCGAATTACCACAAGCACCATATACATACCAATTGTTCCCCATATTACATAGTCTGTTTCTTCCCAATTCCCATGCCTTCTTTTAAGCCTATATTGTCTTGGATGTATAACTTCTTATCTGATTAAGATTTGATTTACGAATAAGAAGTAATTCTACAGCTGCTATTATACACCTGGGTATGGTGCAGCTTATCATATCTACGATTTAAGACTAACAGACACTCAGCATGGTGATGGAACCTTGGCTTTATAAGGTCCCAAACAACTCGAAAACTTGAGCTCAACCTCATTTGGATGATCAGTTGCAGTCCTTTTCCAGACTCGAGCATGTCTTCCATGGTCCTACCAGCTCCATACATTGCCTTATTGCTTGTCCCTACATACAATGGGACCATCGTCGGACCGTCGCTCTCGGCATACAATTCCGGTCCCTACAAGTTAATTTCCaaaaccatgaaataaaaacatgGGCAAGAGTTCCATGTGGGGGAGCGTGGTTCCTGCACACACTGGGGCCTATGAGAACGCACATAACGACATCAATAGGAGCATCATTACTGCCTTTTAtatggggtagggtggtcatttcgccctcATCTGTCTGTGCGCAGGGTgtacactcccccccccccccccccacagagaacatttctcTTAAAAACATATAAGCAATATATatagaatagaagaaagaaggggtGTCAATTTCCAACCCGAACCGGTCGGATCGATCAACGGGaaaaaccgaaccaaaactgaacctagaaaaaaccaataaaaagctGCAAGAACTGGAAGAATCGATAAAAAATCACCGTTCCATTATTTttagggtggggggggggttgaggaGATTCTCAGGCCACTGGTGATGTGACCAGGGTCCTATCAACAAACTCCCTTATTGACGAATTTAAAAATACCATTTTTCTTAGTACTTTGACGGTACTAATGGCCACGGGCAAGGGATTCTTATTCATCAAAACTTGgtccttttatgttttttaaatgtatatatgaaaatcaaaattgaaccaatgCCTAATAAGTCGTTAGGCCAGCCTGATAAAAAGCTGAACCAAACCAGATTAAAACCAACTTCGGCTTAATGGTTTgcttttggtttgaaccagtaaCAGACCAAAACCGGTTCAACCAGACTGAAATGGAACCAGaccaaccaattgacacccctagaacAAAAGATGCAAAGATTGATCCAAAGCTGGCCGGCCTAATCCAACTTGTGCTAGCTAGAGTGGTTCTAGCCTTCTAGGTGCCATTGATGGTGTGATGGAACTCAGGCCCAAATTTAGATTGGGGCCCAATTTCAAGCCCAGCCCAATGTAGTTGAACTTCATTATAGGAATCTAGGAGATGTGTACCTGTGAGCTTCCAAAAATGAAGCGCCCAAATGACATATCTATGATAGGAGGTTGAATGTGAAGTCCAAAGAGCTTAGATTTATTGTCAATCTGTAATTTCATGGAGCAATTGCAGGTGAGAATATTGGTTGTAACACCAGATCCATCCACCCCTTCTCCTAGCCCAAATTGTTGTATTCCTGCCATCTGCAACAAAACTAATCTTTTTTTATCAACTGCAACTGAAATGGAGTCTTTATTTAGACAAACAAATTCAAGAATTGGTGAAATCTGATGGGTAATACCTTGAGAGACATTTTGGGTGGAGGAGGCTTAGTTGccaaatagaaaagaagcaaTGCAACTCCCAAGCTCAACATAAACCTCCAACTAATCTGGAGAAAAATCCAGGCACAAGAAGGAGATGtaccaaaagagaaaaatctcCAAAACCCATGTCTTCTTCCATCTACaatttcatcatcatcgtctTCATCAATTATGTCTGGTTTTTTTTCATGTTCCACTTCCTCTACATAATTGATCAGACAAGTTTCACCATTCTCAGTATCAATCCCTTGACTCTGATCACCATCATAGGAAAGCTTCTTCTCATGGAGAAGGAATGAATTGTTGGAACCACGAGATGAAGAGTAACGTGCGAGCAATCGGGCAACTTCTCGATTTGGGTTTCTGTGATTGGGATTGAAGTTCTCAGATCGATATGGATATGGAGATAGTAAAGTAGACTCATTGTTGCGAGAGTCACTATTGGCATGTGAAATAGCTGATGGGCTCTGTACATAGTACACTGCCAAAGGGTATGTGCTATACAGAGCTTcttgatcttctccatcaagtcTCTGATGAGCCATGAataccaaagagagagagagagagagagagaggtgctcTGTAAAGGGTCCAGGGAGGGGGTTATAAACAGGGGAGGATAAAAAAAGAGACGTTGCTTTCCTGGCGGGAAAGTGGGTCACTGGCTTAACCTTGGAAGCAATCCCAAGGGCCCAAGGAAGCTAAGGTGAGATAAGAGCCAGGCAAAGTGGATGGTCAGACCATGACCAACCAGTTGGACCATCAGCTGAAAATGATGAACAATCTGTGGTTTTTATGGAAAATGTCTGGTTTGATCTGGTCTGGTCTGGTCTTCGGTTGGACCAAGGCACTAATAAAGTCCGGGATTTAAGGGACAGTCTTCTCATGCATTTTGCTTTACACCGATTTTTCACGACTGAGGAATGATGGCAAAGCTAGCATGCTTTTGCAATTTTATTGATTTCTTCCTAAAtaaatccctctctctctctctcacacacacatttAAAAAACCCAATACAGTGCTTGTATATATCTTTTGCAAaaatccctctttctctctctctctctctctctcatttaaaAAACCTAATACAGTGCTTGTGTGAACTTCATTGCATTTGCAAAAGATAATAGCCTCACTAGGTCCCACCCAATACAGTGCTTGTGTGAACTTCTTTGCATTTGCAAAAGATGATAGTCTCACTAGGtcccatgagagagagagatcaaaggACATAATTAGGGAGGGCAAGTCTTTGCTTAAAAAGATGGTTTGAAACTTGAAGGGATTTCAATTGAATTTTCCTTCCTTCAAAAGAGGAGATGGATTGATATTTAAGGGTTTGATTTATGGGAAATGATTGAAAGGTGAGAGTGAGAGGATAGATCATaaaatgccttttttttttctttacttgccCAAGAGAATATCTTATAAATGTCTATTGGGTTCTTTCCAAAAGGGTCAATAAAATAAGAACTAACCTGGAAAGTTATTAACTCTTGACTACCCTTTTCCCCCACCAAGTTTGTTTTCCTGTCCATAGAGAATatttaggaggagagagagagagagagatgcttaCTTATAGTTTATCCCACCAACATAGGCAATTAACAAATAATGTATATAGGAAATGATGACCTTCACCAACATGCCTAAAAGAATAATTAGGACTCATAATAATGCCTCTAAATCATAGCAAAACAGCCATTTTAGCCCTTTTCATAATCAcactttaatttatttatttttgtccaACCTAAGCTGCTCTCATGACCATGGAAACCAGGATCTCCTACATTGAGTTCTACCCAAATGTACGCATTCATTGACCATGCTTCAACCACAAGATTGTTGAAGTAAGTTTCTCAATTTAGTTTCCTTGTATCAAATTTCTTGTTTCCTAAAACTTCAAGTTTGCTTTTGATTCAAGAAACTGTTTCAATAGCAGATGACCATAGTGGGATTTAAGATTCTACTTTCAAATACTGCATTTTAGACAGACTCCTGAAAGTTCAGGATGCTTGGCCAAATCACCTTTTATAATCTGCATAATCAAGAGACTACAAATGGTTGGCCAAAGGTTATTCTATTTGGTGACACCACCATTTCTTGAGCAACTTTGTTGTTTTGAAACAAAACTGTTACCTATCTGTCCCCTCCCCCACCCAACAATTATTTTCCATGGTTAAATGGCTTTTCCTTTTCCcctgttttttcatttttactgAATAGCTTTTTTTACCCCATAAATCAAATCATTTTGACCTGCAAAACTTGATTAATAAAAGATAGGTTTAGGAGTTCATAAGTAGCCCCTGTATTCTGCAAATGCTTCCATGGTTATATGGCTTTTCCCTTTCCCctgttttttcaatttttactgAACTTTTTTTTACCCCATAGATCAAATCATTTTGACCTACAAAACTTGATTAATAAAAGATAGGTTTAGGAGTTCATAAGTAGCTCCTGTATTCTGCAAATGCTTCCATGGTTATATGGCTTTTCCCTTTCCCCTGTTTTTTCCATTTTCACTGAACCTTTTTTTACCCCATAGATCAAATCATTTTGATCTACAAAACTTGATTAATAAAAGATAGGTTTAGGAGTTCATAAGTAGCTCCTGTATTCTGCAAATGCTtggccaagacaccctttgacaATTTGCACAGATGAACTGCTATCTTTTCTTTGGTAAAAGACCTATAATAGCACTGATTATGAGACAGCTGGGAGCTATTCTATGCAGAGAAAGCATCACTAAaaatgttatacccgtaccccgggatataattaaatatcatttcttctcgtgacgtgtagataccgctgccatgtatgctggtgacctgttctccatgatggtcaaacctagctacaaaatcgttgaccacagcacgggtttgcctgtggaggaaagattcctcaaccgccagtggggaaagttcgtggacggcgacttcgtcgactaccctccaagtaccagcccgggaagcgaggagttcaggagagagcatcctggaccgtcacctcagctggatatttcgttcggtgatgagcttagcgttgccgtggcgaagctgttcggggtcatgggtaataaaccatgacaggggggaaaagtaagttctagcctcaagtcttattaattattcttcccttggtaacctcgaagtacgggtccgggcttgaaccgctcgagctatttcatgagagaagggaataatttaagttcgggtcccgcgtacctttaggaagtacattggggacttatacccatctcatatgagcccatctaagaatgggcttttccttaattaaggttgtgggcaggcccatttaacctattggcccaatgatgggttattccatccacttacccacataggactaatgggttgacccattaggcctcatgacccatttgactaagggtacccatagacccatttattataaagagaggaggagggggagagaacattacttcttcttcaacatcctcttctaccctaaatcgtggaggagagaaagaggagagaaagaggagagaaagagaaagaggaaggagagagaggcttggaggaaggtggagaccccatctcttgggcagaaattgtggagctctcatcttgggggtaggtaagcttcttccttcttctattttggatttcaaaaaggggttgggtaatgggagagattgacctagatctctcttggaacctagggagtagatggagctttaaagccaagctatggtggagttagttcactccattatgagctctaatgtgagggttctcattgccatttgggggatttaaggttggaccctaaggagcttaggatagagttttctagaagtccttgtgccttaaaaaccacttgaaatggggtccttggaggggaatccttcggattttggacctgaaggtgtaagggttacatgtgatttcagacctgcaagaaacccccctgaaactaccttcccgagaaggattctgtgaaggtcggatttacactcggattcagtttttctgaaaccacatctgcatccgaccttggcaaaaattgtcctgagcccctgtgaagctcggatttacacttggattcagtttttctgaaaccacatctgcatccgaccttgactaaaactgtcccggtttcctaggatttacatgtggttgcagaatttgggcatgaaaccactcctgcaaccacttcgtctctgaaaccttatacttaagtgtttatgggagatcttttggggatccgttcctttcgctcgtttaaccttattccactctttgtataggttaaaatattcacttttgtggcttattgcttgatcgaggcgacaactgataaactgggtgcttggcatatacgttgtgagtgggtttggttgtttgggcttgttattactattgcactatatattatgtactcattataattaataagcatgtgtgcgcatattgcataattttatatctatttgttataatgttgattggtaatgttgtatcttgatgggtctcgtgTTGGTGGAGTACGGTCGAAccccgaactctataaacacttatgaagaaattatgttgaatgtcatgttgaatcgtatGCGCCGTGTCGTCTTGGTAaccggcactaaaccggatgaaaagttgatgcgcccggattacctctcgggacgataggacttgcatgtagt includes these proteins:
- the LOC122642641 gene encoding uncharacterized protein LOC122642641; translation: MAHQRLDGEDQEALYSTYPLAVYYVQSPSAISHANSDSRNNESTLLSPYPYRSENFNPNHRNPNREVARLLARYSSSRGSNNSFLLHEKKLSYDGDQSQGIDTENGETCLINYVEEVEHEKKPDIIDEDDDDEIVDGRRHGFWRFFSFGTSPSCAWIFLQISWRFMLSLGVALLLFYLATKPPPPKMSLKMAGIQQFGLGEGVDGSGVTTNILTCNCSMKLQIDNKSKLFGLHIQPPIIDMSFGRFIFGSSQGPELYAESDGPTMVPLYVGTSNKAMYGAGRTMEDMLESGKGLQLIIQMRLSSSFRVVWDLIKPRFHHHAECLLVLNRRYDKLHHTQVYNSSCRITSYS